A segment of the Acaryochloris marina S15 genome:
TCCTATGGTCGAGAGCAGTCGTCTCTTGACAAGTATATTTTTTTGACTGTTAGGGAGGTTGTTTTGTCCCTTAGGCTCGCAATTTTATTGGCTCTAGCCCTTTTGATCGTTCTGCATTTTGGGTCCGCTTGGCAGTTTCACCGCTCAATTGATCAACAAGTCCTAACCTTGAGAATGCTTACCGGTGATGAACAGGTCGTTCAACCCCCTAGGTTGATTTGTGCATTGGCAATGAGATCCCATCGCCCAGACACAGACAAAGGGCCATCTCAGTATTGTCCCACCACTATTCAGATTCACCAAACAGGTGAAATGCGTTTGTCTGAGCAGGGGCAGTGGCTACCTTTTTCGGCCACTCAAGACTTCTCGATTCGACAACCAGGGTTTGTGTGGCGAGCCACCTTTCGGCTTGCGCCCTTTATTCATATCGAAGTAGTGGACAGTTATGTCCAAGGCAAAGGCAGGCTGGAAGGAAGGCTGTTGGGTTCGGTTCCCCTTTTAAGGGCGGCAGGATCGAGTACAGATAAAGGGGAGCTAATGCGGTGCCTGGCGGAACTGATCTTTTTCCCAGCCGCGTTTCTGAATAATTCAGCGTTACATTGGCACGAACTGAATGAGTTCACGGTAGAAGTTAAAGGTGAACCGGACGTAGGAGTCCATTACAATTTCGATCCTAACGGTGACCTCGTCGATATCACTGCACCGAATCGACCCCGAATGGTTGCAGGACAAGCCGTTGAAACCCCCTGGAGTTGTACGGTATCCGATTATAGGACATTGAGTGGGTACGATATTCCGACCTTTGGTCAAGTGAGCTGGCAATTGGAAGACGGCCCCTTTACCTATTGGCGGGGACGCATTACCCATCTTGAGACGGATCCAGACAATCAATCACTCTTCCAGGCTGAAGTTTGATCCGGTCTTTGTTCAGCCTGGAATCTTGGCTGAAGTACTTGCCATGGTTTAGATATGGCATGGCAGATAGACCTTGGCCAGATATTCGCACCGATTCCTTGGTGATGGAAGGGCTGAAGGTGTAGCTTATCACTGTTTCTCCTTTATGGAACCTCTGTAGTGGCCTGAAGGTAAGTCAGAGATTGGATTATCGACCTCACAAGATTACCAAGACTATTTTCTACTGTAGAAATGAGGATAAATGGAGAATCTCGCCATGGGACAATCTTTTTTGCCAGTTTATCGGATTTTATTAGAAGAATAGGAGTGCGATAAATGCAAATCCCCTCCGATTTAAGACTGTTTTTTCACCCTGACTATCCGGAATGGGTCACGGTATTGAGCTGGTTATTGATGGCGTTGTTCTTATTGTTGAGCTTTGCCATAATGCTCGGTCGAACCGAGTCTGAATCAGACTTCCTAGATCGATATTAGTCATGGGCTGACACTCGATCGTGTAATCCGACACTTTCAAATCAGCTTAAGTCAGTAACGCGAACAGGTGATCGATATGTTTACAACCATCAGATCGAATAAAGACGCTCTTGGGGCCTATTTGACCCGTATGGGTGAATACTCGCTGTTGACCCATGCAGAAGAAGTGACATTAGGCCAACAAATTCAATCATCCCTACATCCACCGCATGGGATTTCCCAGGCTGAATTAGACCAGATACAGCAACTGGGGCAGCGGGCAAAACACAGGATGATTTGTGCCAATCTGCGGTTAGTGGTCACGATCGCTAAGAAATATCAAAAACGGGGAATGGATTTAATTGATCTAATTCAAGAAGGGAGTTTGGGGCTAGAGCGAGCGGTAGAGAAATTTGATCCTGTTAAGGGATATCGATTTAGCACCTATGCTTACTGGTGGATTCGCCAATCTATTACTCGTGCGATCGCAATGCAGTCCCATACCATTCGTTTACCCGTGTATATGACGGAAAAGCTCAACCGAATCAAACGAGTGCGTCGAGAGCTATCCCAAACCCTTGGGCACACACCAACTCACCAGGAAATGGTTTCAGAATTAGGCATCACATTGGAGCAACTGCAGAAGACCTTACAAGCCGCCCGGGTATCCAATCCTGAATCCCTGAATATCCGCATGGGAAAGGATCGAGACACGGAGTTAGGAGACTTAATAGAAGATCTGCAAATGCTCAGCCCGAGTGAAGTGGTGGAACAGGATTTTTTTCGAAATGCTTTATGGTCGGCACTAGCTCAGCTCAATGACAACGAGCGAACAGTTCTTATCCTCCGTTATGGCCTAGAAGATGGGCGAGAACGTTCACTCTACCAGGTGAGTCAGCAAATGGGGATCAGTCGGGAATGGGTAAGACATCTAGAAAAATCAGCAAAATCAAAGCTTCTAAAATTTGGCAATCTGCAAGATTTCATAGCTGCATAGATGAGGGTTCAAAAAGGACATGCATCTGCATCCAGACAGTGTTGTCCTCCCAACTGGGCTTTAGCCTGCTGATAGTCCTCCAAATGAATGGAGACCGGATCAACCCGCCAAATCTCTTGGCAATATTCCCGAATGGCCCGATCTGAAGAGAACCGCCCAATCCGAGCGACATTACGAATGGTCGTTCTGGTCCAGGTATCTTGATCTTGAAATGCCTGTCCCACCTGATCTTGGCAATCAATATAAGACTGATAGTCTGCGAGTAAGCAATAGGAATCTGCTTGCAGAAGTTGATCCACTAGGGGTTGAAATAGCGCCCGATTCCCATGGGAAAAATATCCAGAGGCTACGAGGTCGATCGCTTCTTTCAGGGTTGAATTGGTATTGTAGTAAGTCCGAGGGCAGTATCCTTGTGACTTAAAGTTGACAATATCTTCAGTGGTCAACCCAAATAGGAAAAAATTGTCGGCTCCCACTGCCGCTCGAATTTCAATATTGGCCCCATCGAGGGTGCCAATGGTTAAAGCGCCATTCATCGAGAACTTCATATTGCCCGTGCCGGAGGCTTCTTTCCCTGCAGTGGAAATCTGCTCTGACAAGTCAGCAGCGGGATAAATCCGCTGACTGTTTGTGACATTGAAGTCAGGTAGAAAGACCACTTTGATGCGATCGCAGATGTCAGGATCATGATTCACCACTTCTCCCACCGACGTGATCAGCTTAATGATTAGCTTGGCCATCTGATAGCCGGGAGCAGCCTTGCCCCCAAAGATAAAAGTGCGGGGTGGAAACGCGAGTTGGGGGTTGTGCTTGATGCGGTTATAGAGGGTAATGATATGGAGCACATTGAGATGTTGGCGCTTGTATTCATGAATGCGCTTGGCCTGGATATCAAAGATAGATTCGGGATTCAGGGTCAGTCCTTGGTGAGCCTGAATATAGTCTGCTAGATCCTGTTTGACGGCTCGTTTTACCTGTCGCCAGTCTTGGCGGAACGCTGGATCGTCAGCTAAAGATTCTAACTGTTGGAGATCGTCCAGTTTTTTCATCCAAGATGCACCAATCTCTCGGGTAATCAACTGAGTTAGCTTCGGGTTAATTAAGACCATCCACCGACGCGGAGTTACTCCATTGGTAATATTTCTGAACTTATGGGGCCACAGGTCATAGAAATCTTTCATGACCCCTTTTTTCAGGAGTTCTGTATGCAAAGCTGCCACCCCATTGATGGCGTGACTCCCGACACAGGCCAGGTGAGCCATGCGAATTCGTTTGTTCCCGCTTTCTTCAATGAGGGATAAGCGGGCGAGTTTATCTGAGTTGCCTAGGTATTTAAGCCGCACCTGATCGAGAAACCGCTGATTAATTTCGTAAATAATTTCCAAATGCCGAGGCAGGAGATGACCTAATAGATTCAAAGGCCAGGTCTCCAAAGCTTCGGGAAGGAGGGTGTGATTGGTGTAAGCGAAGGATTGATGGGTGATGTCCCAAGCCTTCTGCCAATCGAGCAGATACTCATCCACCAACAACCGCATGAGTTCTGCAACCCCAATAGCTGGATGCGTATCGTTGAGTTGAATCACAAATTTCTCATGAAACGTCTCGATTGGGTCGTCCCGCAACAGATGAATTTTTAGTAAATTTTGGAGAGAGCAGGAAACGAAAAAGTATTGTTGTTCAAGACGCAGTTGCTTCCCTTGGATAGGTTCATCATTGGGATAGAGGACTTTGGTAAGATTTTCAGAAATAATTTTGGCATCGACGGCTCCGTAATAGTCCCCGTCATTAAAGGCTTGAAAATCGAAGGACTCTGGGGCTTCTGCCTTCCATAGCCGCAGCGTACTCGTGGTGTTCACGCGATAACCGGAAATGGGGGTGTCATAGGGAACTCCATTTACCACTTGGTGAGGAATCCAACGCACTCGGTAGCTGCCTTGATCATCGGTGTAGGGTTCTGTATAGCCCCCAAACTTGACCTCCACTGCATTCTCTGGACGAGGAATTTCCCAGGGGTTCCCCAGACGTAACCATTTATCCGTAATTTCCACCTGCCAACCATCCCGGATTTCCTGGTCAAAAATGCCGTACTCATACCGAATGCCATAGCCAATCGCTGGAATTTCCAGGGTAGCTAGGGAGTCCATATAGCAGGCGGCTAAACGACCGAGTCCCCCATTCCCCAATCCCGGTTCTTCTTCTTGCGCCAAAATGGATCTCAGATCTAATCCCGAGGATTCCACCGCTTGTTGGACTTGATCATAGATACCGAGATTAACCAGGTTATTTTCTAAGTGAGGGCCTGGTAAATATTCAGCAGAGAGATAACAAACCACCTTGACATCCTGTTCACGGTAGGTTTTGACGGTGTTAATCCAGCGATGCAGTAATCGATCGCGCACCGTATAGGCGACGGCCATGTAGTAGTCATATAGGGTGGCAATTTCTGGGAATTTACCTTGGATGTAATAGAGATTATCTGCGATCGCACGCTGTAGCGTTTCAGAACTCAGTCCTGTTCGGTCGTCCTCAATACAAAATGAATCACAAATTTCAGTAATGTTCTCAGGAGAGAGCTCCGAGAGATGAAAGGAGTTGTTCTCTTCATTGAAAGAGCGTTTCTTAAATGGTTCAGACATGAAAAATTGACGGCATCACGACAATAAAACCTATTTGTTACAGACTGTTCTGGACGAGTGGATTCATTCAACATCTATGCAAGGCAATACCTTGAGCAAAACGATTTCCCATTAACCTTGATGCCAGAGTATAGATACTGAACAAATCGCAATCTTGGTTTGATAGAAGACAGTAATAAACGATTCTCTCCACATTCCACCTAAAAAAATTGAACTGGTGGGAAGTTGGAATCTGTTAATTTCACACGGCTAAGAATGTCAAAACATTAAGTGAGAATGTTGAAGAAATTGTGACGAGAATATATTCCAGTCCATTCAGATTGAGCACATTACATTTGGTAGGATAGTCCTCAAGTTTTGGATAATCAGATGTTAAAAGCTGATGCCTGACAAGCTGCTTCTCCTCTTCCATCCCTTGGTTGAGTCATTCTACCCCTCAGATCCTGGCATCAAAGGTACAGTAGGCTGATGTATTGCGATTTATACTTCCCTCGCTAAATAAAATTGGATGGCTTTTACAATGAATCTAGATATCCGTTAGGCAAATACGTATGATTAAGCAGAAAATCATGACGTTTCCTGTCGAATCAGCCCTGGATGTACAACCGCTTATTGCTGGGCCTGATACTCCCTTAATTGAAGTCATTGGTCTAACGAGTCAAACTAATTCACAATGCCATTTACTAACAGGAGAGGTTAACCTTTCAACTCCTCAAAACCTAGGATTCGAACAAAAGGGTTGTGTTCTAATTGTCGAGAATTCACATTTGGTCGGCATCCTCACGGAACGAGACATTGTTCGGTTAATAGCCGAAAATCGCTCATTGGACAAACTCACTGCTCAAGCAGTGATGTCTCAGCCCGTAGTAACGATAATCGATGAAGGGCATTTGACAGTGTTTACAGCTTTAGAGCTGATGAACCGTCAAAAAATTCGCCATTTGCCTGTACTGGATCAACACGGGCAGATTAAGGGACTACTGACTCCTCGTCGAATTCGGAATTTTCTGCAACCCTCCGATTTACTCAAAGTTCGTCGAGTTCATGAAGTGATGATCACAGACGTGGTTTATGCGTTGTCTGAGGATTCACTATTGCAGATTACCCAGTTAATGAACCAACGGCATGTCAGCTGTGTCGTCATCATTGCACCTGCTACTCATAACACTGAAAGTCCCTGTCCTAAAGGGATTATTACAGAGAGAGACATTGTCCAGTTTCAGCGGTTAGAGCTGGATTTTGCCCAGACTCAAGCTCAAGAAGTAATGAGTACCCCCCTTTCCCTCGTTGGCCCAAATGACTCACTGTGGGCCGTACATCAGAAAATGCAGCACCAGAAAGTGCGTCGGTTAGTTGTAGCGGATTCACAAGGGTCATTGCGGGGCATTGTCACCCAGAGTAGTTTACTCCCCGTAAACCCTTCTGAAATTTATGAATTCGTGGAGCAGCAGCAGCAGCTCATCAAACAACTGGAGACCCAAAACCATCTGCTACTTCAACAACGTAACCAAGAACTGGAGCAGCTTATTCAAGATCGAACATCGAAATTAGAGCGCCGGGATCTCATGCGGCACCATCTGGCTAAAGGTCTGGCAACATCTACTGGCAAGGATTTCTTTCAATCTCTTGTGATGCATCTTAATCAAGCACTTCCTGCTGATTTCGTTTATATTGGACAACTTGTTGAGTCTGAGGGGCAAGCAACGATACGCACCCTCGCTGTGGCAAAGGAAGGGCAGCTCCAATCCAACTTTGAATATGCCCTAGCTGGGATGCCCTGTGAGGAGGTTGTTGATCAACAATCATGTGTATACCACCAAGGGGTTTCAGCGGTTTTTCCCCATGATCAGATACTCAGAAACTTATGTATAAAAGGATATTTGGGAACTCCCCTCATGTCTAGTTCAAAGCAAGTCGTGGGATTAATCGTTGTTCTATGCCACCAGCCCCTTGAAGATCTGGAGTTTATAGAAGAGGTGCTGACGATTCTGGCCCAGCGAACCACAGCAGAGCTTGAGCGCCAAACCGCAGAAACTGATCGCAATCGCTTCCTTACAGTCTCTTTGGACCTACACTGTATTGCGGGCTTTGATGGCTACTTCAAAACGGTCAATCCCTCTTTTGTCCGCATTTTAGGGTATTCAATTAAAGAACTTCTGGCTCAGCCTTTCCTCAACTTTGTTCACCCCGAGGATCGGGATGCCACTGTTAGGGAATTAGAGCAGTTGGAAATGGGTACGAATACCATTGCCTTTGAGAATCGATATCGTTGCCATGATGGTTCCTATCGTTGGTTTCTCTGGTCAGCCACTCCCTATCTCCAGCAGCAACAGATTTATGCTAGTGCTCGTGATATCACTGCTCGAAAGGAAATTGAGCAAGTTTTAGCCTTGAGAGCCAGACAACAGACTTCAGTAGCTCACTTGGGAGCATTAGCCTTAGCAAATCGAGATCTCGATGATTTGATGAATGAAATTGTCAGAGTCATCTCTCAGACTTTGGAGGTGGAATATTGCAAAGTACTTCAATTACTCCCCGATGGTGAATCTTTATTGCTGAAGGCCGGGGTTGGATGGCAACCTGGGCTGGTGGGTCAAACGATCATTGGGACTGAGCGAGAGTCCCAAGCCGGATACACATTGCGGAGTACGAGGCCGGTCATTGTTGACAACTTGGAGACTGAAACGCGGTTTAGCGGACCACCCTTGTTACGAGATCACAAGGTTGTCAGTGGGATGAGTGTCATTATTCAAGGGCAACATCAAACTTACGGGGTCATAGGTGCTCATACGATTTACCATCGTCTCTTTAATGAGAACGATATTGACTTTCTCCAAGCAGTGGCCAATCTGTTGGCACAAACGATGGACCGGCACCAAATCGATCAAGTATTGAGACAAAACGAACTAGAATATCGAACTTTGGCAGAAAACCTACCGGGAATTATTTATCGAGTCTTTCCTGAAGACCATAACCGAACGGTGTTTCTGAATGATCAGTGCAAAACATTGACGGGTAATGATTCTATCAACCTTTCAGTGGGAGAAGTTTGCTCCATTGACCCGATGATTGTGCCAGAAGATCGGTCTCAAGTGGTTACAACCGTGCAAGAAGCGGTCTCTTGCTTGAAGCCGTTTCAAGTGGAGTATCGAATCAAGGATAAACAGGATCAGATTCGGTACTTTTGGGAGAAAGGACAACCCATTCCAGCCCAAAATGGTCAACCACTTCACATTGATGGCGTCATTTTTGATGTGACGGATCGCAAACAAGCTGAAGCTGCACAACAAGAAAGTCAACAGCGTCTGAATAGTATTCTTGAGTCGCTTCAAGATGTCGTTTGGTCTGTGAGTGCAGACTCATATGAATTGTTGTATCTTAGTCCAGCTGCAGAAGAGGTGTATGGACGTTCCATTTCAGAATTTTTTGATAATTCACAACTCTGGTTGCACGTTGTTCATCCACAGGATCAGGAAAAGGTCAGGTCTTTTTCTGATCAGCTACTCAAGACGGGCAATAAAGAATTGGAATACCGTATTGTCCGTCCAGATGGCTCAATCCGATGGTTGTTGGATCGAGGCTGGGTGATTAAAGATGCTGAAGGGATGGTCCTGCGATTGGATGGCGTGGCGACGGATATTACGGAACGCCAGCAATCACAAGATCAAATATCAGAACTAGCAGCGCTATTGGATGTCGCCACTGATGCCATTCTGGTCCGGGGACTTGACGGTCGGATTCAATACTGGAACAAAGGTGCAACTGCTCTATATGGCTGGACTCAGAAGGAATCGCTCAGTCAAGATGTAGACCAATTACTAGATATAACAAATGAGGAAGCAGCAGAGATTGAACAATATGTGAGGAAGCAGGGAAAGTGGCAAGGCGAACAACAACATGTGACTAAATCAGGGGACGTAATCACGGTGATGAGCCGATGGACGTTAGTCCAAGATAGTTTAGGAAATTCCAAAGCCATACTCATTGTCAATACCGATGTCACTCAAGCAAAAAAACTTGAAAAACAATTTTTACGAGCTCAGCGACTGGAGAGTATTGGTTCACTTGCCAGTGGGATTGCTCACGACCTCAATAACATTCTGACACCTATCTATGGTGTGGCCCAGCTTTTACCCCTGCAACTTCCCAATGCAAGTGAACAAATTCAGCATCAGTTTGAGATTTTACAAGCCTGTGCGCAACGGGGGTCAAAACTCATTACCCAAGTGCTTTCATTTTCCAGAGGCGCAGACGGGGAACGCGCGATTCTCTACATCAAACCTTTACTGAGTGAGCTTAGAGATTTCGCCCTTAAGACGTTTCCTAAATCCATTGAAATATCCATGCAGATCTCTGAAGATCTTTGGTCGATTCATGCAGATGCAACCCAAGTCCATCAAGTCTTTATGAACTTACTCGTAAATGCTCGTGATGCGATGCCAGATGGCGGTTTTTTGTCTGTCCACGCAATGAACCTTACTCTAGATGAAACCCTTGCAGCAGACTATCTCAATGCCCAAACTGGCCCATACATTTTGGTCACCATTACAGATACTGGAATTGGCATTCCTCCTAAACTACAGGAACAGATATTCGAACCCTTCTTCACCACCAAGGAGCCTGAAGGAGGAACCGGGTTAGGGCTCTCGACGGTCAACAAGATTATTCAAAGCCATCATGGATTTATCACCGTCTACAGTGAAGTCGGTCAAGGCTCTCAATTCAAAATCTACCTCCCTGCTGTTGAATCAACAGCTAGAGTTGAGAAAGAACATTTAGACTGTCCTAACGGTCAGGGAGAAATCGTTTTAGTCGTTGATGATGAAGCTCCGATTCGGGAAGTGGCCCAGAGTATGTTGTTAAAACACAACTATCAGGTAATGACTGCGGCTGATGGTATTGATGCCATTGCTCAGTTTGCTCAACATCATACAGAGATTGATGTTGTATTAATGGATATGCAGATGCCAACACTCAGTGGAGAAACAACCATTCAGGCGCTGCGAAAAATCAATCCTCAGCTTAAGGTCATCGTAACCAGTGGCCTCCTGGTTGATGAGACGTTTGCGTTATCCCTTGGACAGTGTGTTAGAGCCTTTCTTCAGAAACCTTTTTCTTCAGATACCTTGCTCAGAATGTTACAGAATATCCTTCAAAATAAGTCACAGGATACAGATATTAAAGCTCTTGCAAATAATAGTGACTAGTGCATCGTTAAGACTTGATTTTAGGGTAAGTATGTCTGGTAAGTATTATTATGCAAGCCTTCTGGAGATCGCCTACCCTAATTTTTTAGCTTGACGCTGCACTAGAAGAAATTTTCAGAAGAGGAGGTTGAGGTGGCACAGGATCCGCTACCAGTCGGTAAATTACCTACACATCTATTGGCCCACTTTCTCTCTCAAACCCCCATTCATGATCCTCAAGTCCTATTGGGGCCAGGCATTGGGCTTGATTGTGCTGTCGTCGATGGGGGAGCAAAGTTATGGGTCATTAAATCTGATCCCATTACCTTTGTCACAGACGAAATTGGTTGGTATGTCGTCCAGATTAATGCCAATGATATCGCCACAACTGGGGCTACTCCCCGCTGGTTGATGGCCACTATTCTTCTCCCCGAGCAGAGGACCACTGCAACTTTGGCTGAACGAATTCATCAGCAAATTTACACGGCTTGTCAGGAGATCAATGTCTCTTTAATTGGGGGGCATACTGAAATCACCTATGGCCTAGACCGACCCATCGTTGTCGGAACACTGATTGGTGAAGTGGCGCGAGATAGCCTTATTACTCCTCGTGGTGCTAAGCCTGGTGATCGCATTTTGTTGACTAAAAGTGTACCCATTGAAGCTACGGCAATCTTAGCTCGCGAATATTCTGAACAAATCAGTCAGGCGTTAACTCCCGATGAGCTGACTCAGGCGAGGGGTTACCTCTATAAGCCTGGTATTAGTGTGCTCCGTGATGCCCAACTTGCCAGCCAAGCTGGGCAAATAACGGCGATGCATGACCCAACTGAAGGAGGGTTACTCGCCGCCCTTTGGGAGTTAGCCCAGGCCAGTAACTGCCAATTAATGATCGACCTTGAGAAAGTGCCGATATCGGACCTCTCAGCCCAGATTTGCCAAGTTTTTGAGGTTGATCCATTGGCTGCGATTGCTTCTGGAGCGCTTTTGCTGACTGCTCCCAAACGTGATGCAACCTCGATTTGCCGGACCTTAATCGCGTCTGGTATTCCCTGTTGTGAGATTGGAGAAGTTAAGTCAGGGAAGGCCACCGTATGGTCTAGATCAGCATTGGGACGTAAACCGTTACCTTGTCCTAGTCGAGATGCGATCGCAAAGGTGATCAGTCCTTAAACTCCGTTACGTCTAGAGGGAAGGGGCCGTTCCTAATAGCCCTGCTAAGCCAAGAATCATACCTAATCGTCCCAGCACAATCAGGTATTTATAGGTTAGGGAAGTCTGAATTGTTTGATAACGCCAGAGCGCTAGAGC
Coding sequences within it:
- a CDS encoding DUF6544 family protein yields the protein MSLRLAILLALALLIVLHFGSAWQFHRSIDQQVLTLRMLTGDEQVVQPPRLICALAMRSHRPDTDKGPSQYCPTTIQIHQTGEMRLSEQGQWLPFSATQDFSIRQPGFVWRATFRLAPFIHIEVVDSYVQGKGRLEGRLLGSVPLLRAAGSSTDKGELMRCLAELIFFPAAFLNNSALHWHELNEFTVEVKGEPDVGVHYNFDPNGDLVDITAPNRPRMVAGQAVETPWSCTVSDYRTLSGYDIPTFGQVSWQLEDGPFTYWRGRITHLETDPDNQSLFQAEV
- a CDS encoding sigma-70 family RNA polymerase sigma factor, producing the protein MFTTIRSNKDALGAYLTRMGEYSLLTHAEEVTLGQQIQSSLHPPHGISQAELDQIQQLGQRAKHRMICANLRLVVTIAKKYQKRGMDLIDLIQEGSLGLERAVEKFDPVKGYRFSTYAYWWIRQSITRAIAMQSHTIRLPVYMTEKLNRIKRVRRELSQTLGHTPTHQEMVSELGITLEQLQKTLQAARVSNPESLNIRMGKDRDTELGDLIEDLQMLSPSEVVEQDFFRNALWSALAQLNDNERTVLILRYGLEDGRERSLYQVSQQMGISREWVRHLEKSAKSKLLKFGNLQDFIAA
- a CDS encoding glycogen/starch/alpha-glucan phosphorylase is translated as MSEPFKKRSFNEENNSFHLSELSPENITEICDSFCIEDDRTGLSSETLQRAIADNLYYIQGKFPEIATLYDYYMAVAYTVRDRLLHRWINTVKTYREQDVKVVCYLSAEYLPGPHLENNLVNLGIYDQVQQAVESSGLDLRSILAQEEEPGLGNGGLGRLAACYMDSLATLEIPAIGYGIRYEYGIFDQEIRDGWQVEITDKWLRLGNPWEIPRPENAVEVKFGGYTEPYTDDQGSYRVRWIPHQVVNGVPYDTPISGYRVNTTSTLRLWKAEAPESFDFQAFNDGDYYGAVDAKIISENLTKVLYPNDEPIQGKQLRLEQQYFFVSCSLQNLLKIHLLRDDPIETFHEKFVIQLNDTHPAIGVAELMRLLVDEYLLDWQKAWDITHQSFAYTNHTLLPEALETWPLNLLGHLLPRHLEIIYEINQRFLDQVRLKYLGNSDKLARLSLIEESGNKRIRMAHLACVGSHAINGVAALHTELLKKGVMKDFYDLWPHKFRNITNGVTPRRWMVLINPKLTQLITREIGASWMKKLDDLQQLESLADDPAFRQDWRQVKRAVKQDLADYIQAHQGLTLNPESIFDIQAKRIHEYKRQHLNVLHIITLYNRIKHNPQLAFPPRTFIFGGKAAPGYQMAKLIIKLITSVGEVVNHDPDICDRIKVVFLPDFNVTNSQRIYPAADLSEQISTAGKEASGTGNMKFSMNGALTIGTLDGANIEIRAAVGADNFFLFGLTTEDIVNFKSQGYCPRTYYNTNSTLKEAIDLVASGYFSHGNRALFQPLVDQLLQADSYCLLADYQSYIDCQDQVGQAFQDQDTWTRTTIRNVARIGRFSSDRAIREYCQEIWRVDPVSIHLEDYQQAKAQLGGQHCLDADACPF
- a CDS encoding PAS domain S-box protein, yielding MTFPVESALDVQPLIAGPDTPLIEVIGLTSQTNSQCHLLTGEVNLSTPQNLGFEQKGCVLIVENSHLVGILTERDIVRLIAENRSLDKLTAQAVMSQPVVTIIDEGHLTVFTALELMNRQKIRHLPVLDQHGQIKGLLTPRRIRNFLQPSDLLKVRRVHEVMITDVVYALSEDSLLQITQLMNQRHVSCVVIIAPATHNTESPCPKGIITERDIVQFQRLELDFAQTQAQEVMSTPLSLVGPNDSLWAVHQKMQHQKVRRLVVADSQGSLRGIVTQSSLLPVNPSEIYEFVEQQQQLIKQLETQNHLLLQQRNQELEQLIQDRTSKLERRDLMRHHLAKGLATSTGKDFFQSLVMHLNQALPADFVYIGQLVESEGQATIRTLAVAKEGQLQSNFEYALAGMPCEEVVDQQSCVYHQGVSAVFPHDQILRNLCIKGYLGTPLMSSSKQVVGLIVVLCHQPLEDLEFIEEVLTILAQRTTAELERQTAETDRNRFLTVSLDLHCIAGFDGYFKTVNPSFVRILGYSIKELLAQPFLNFVHPEDRDATVRELEQLEMGTNTIAFENRYRCHDGSYRWFLWSATPYLQQQQIYASARDITARKEIEQVLALRARQQTSVAHLGALALANRDLDDLMNEIVRVISQTLEVEYCKVLQLLPDGESLLLKAGVGWQPGLVGQTIIGTERESQAGYTLRSTRPVIVDNLETETRFSGPPLLRDHKVVSGMSVIIQGQHQTYGVIGAHTIYHRLFNENDIDFLQAVANLLAQTMDRHQIDQVLRQNELEYRTLAENLPGIIYRVFPEDHNRTVFLNDQCKTLTGNDSINLSVGEVCSIDPMIVPEDRSQVVTTVQEAVSCLKPFQVEYRIKDKQDQIRYFWEKGQPIPAQNGQPLHIDGVIFDVTDRKQAEAAQQESQQRLNSILESLQDVVWSVSADSYELLYLSPAAEEVYGRSISEFFDNSQLWLHVVHPQDQEKVRSFSDQLLKTGNKELEYRIVRPDGSIRWLLDRGWVIKDAEGMVLRLDGVATDITERQQSQDQISELAALLDVATDAILVRGLDGRIQYWNKGATALYGWTQKESLSQDVDQLLDITNEEAAEIEQYVRKQGKWQGEQQHVTKSGDVITVMSRWTLVQDSLGNSKAILIVNTDVTQAKKLEKQFLRAQRLESIGSLASGIAHDLNNILTPIYGVAQLLPLQLPNASEQIQHQFEILQACAQRGSKLITQVLSFSRGADGERAILYIKPLLSELRDFALKTFPKSIEISMQISEDLWSIHADATQVHQVFMNLLVNARDAMPDGGFLSVHAMNLTLDETLAADYLNAQTGPYILVTITDTGIGIPPKLQEQIFEPFFTTKEPEGGTGLGLSTVNKIIQSHHGFITVYSEVGQGSQFKIYLPAVESTARVEKEHLDCPNGQGEIVLVVDDEAPIREVAQSMLLKHNYQVMTAADGIDAIAQFAQHHTEIDVVLMDMQMPTLSGETTIQALRKINPQLKVIVTSGLLVDETFALSLGQCVRAFLQKPFSSDTLLRMLQNILQNKSQDTDIKALANNSD
- a CDS encoding AIR synthase family protein, which encodes MAQDPLPVGKLPTHLLAHFLSQTPIHDPQVLLGPGIGLDCAVVDGGAKLWVIKSDPITFVTDEIGWYVVQINANDIATTGATPRWLMATILLPEQRTTATLAERIHQQIYTACQEINVSLIGGHTEITYGLDRPIVVGTLIGEVARDSLITPRGAKPGDRILLTKSVPIEATAILAREYSEQISQALTPDELTQARGYLYKPGISVLRDAQLASQAGQITAMHDPTEGGLLAALWELAQASNCQLMIDLEKVPISDLSAQICQVFEVDPLAAIASGALLLTAPKRDATSICRTLIASGIPCCEIGEVKSGKATVWSRSALGRKPLPCPSRDAIAKVISP